GGTGCGAATGTAGCGTTCGTTTTCCTCGCGCATCGGAATATCGAGCGCGATGCGTTCGCAGACCGGGATGCCGTGCTTCGTGAGCGTATCGAATTTCTTCGGATTGTTGCTCATCAGACGCACCGAGCGCACGCCGAGAATACGCAGAATCGCGGCGGCCGAGTCGTACTCGCGAGCGTCGTCGGGTAGCCCCAGATCGAGATTCGCTTCCACGGTATCGCGGCCCTGCTCTTGCAGCAGATAGGCGCGAATCTTGTTGCTCAGACCGATGCCACGCCCTTCATGACCGCGCAGATACAGCATGACGCCACGCCCTTCCTCCGCGATCTTGCGCATGCCTGCATCGAGTTGTTCGCCGCAATCGCAGCGATAGGAACCGAAAACATCGCCCGTCAGGCATTCGGAATGCAGACGCACCAGCGTCGGCGCATCGGTGGACACCTCGCCCATGACCAGCGCGAGATGCTCGTTGTTGCTGCCTTTGACGCGAAATGCGTGGGAAGTGAAAGTGCCATAGCGGGTCGGCAAGGTCGCGGTGGCGACAAGCTCGACGCATTCGCCAGCGTCGCACGCGGGCGTGGCAGAGACATTACCAGGGGACTTCATGATGACGTTCAAACGGGCCGAAATGGGAGAGTTGCGTGCCACCAGACAGCGGTGGCGTGTGCTCGGAGTGTACCGCCATTTCGAATTTTCAGCCGGCAGCGGCGTGCAACACACTGTTGCACGCCGCTGCCGAATCGGTTAAGGCTCGACGACCGCCCGGATTCCCGGCCCTGACCGCGCGCGTCACCCGCCGCAATCGCCCCCGGTCCGATGGAGCAGATCGGCTACGGCACGGTGGGTGTCGATCATGCGCAACTCGGCGAATCAAAGCCCGCCGGGCGGCGCCGGGTTCGCCATGAACGCGTCGCGTATCGATGCGATGGCGGCAATCGTCAGGTCGATGTCTTCGTCGCCGATATGACGGTGCGTCACCAGCCGCAACATGGCCGTGCCGCTCGCGCGCGCGAGAATCCCGTGCTCCGCCAGCGCGGCCTCCCACGCTTTGGGATTGCGCTCTCGCTGCTCTGCCACGCGCAATCGCACGATATTACTGTTCGACGGCACCGCGTCTACCAATTGGGGATCGATCCGGACAAGCCCCGTCCATAGGCGCTGCGCCCGCTGATTGTCGTCCGCCAGTCGCGTCACCATCGTCTCCAGCGCCACCTTCCCCGCCGCCGCCATGATGCCGGCCTGACGCAAGCCGCCTCCGGTCATGCGTTTGAATGTGCGCGCCTGCTCGATCAGCGCGTGCGAACCGGCGAGCATTGCGCCCATCGGCGCAGAGAGTCCCTTTGACAGGCAGAACGTCAGACTGTCGCAATGCGTAGCGACCTGCGCAACGCTGACACCCAGCGCCGCCGCCGCATTGAACACACGGGCCCCGTCCATATGCACGGGCACGCCGGCGCGCGCCGCCAGCGCGTGCACGTCGGCCAGATATCCCAGCGACGGCACGTAGCCGCCCGAGTGGTTGTGTGTCGACTCGACACCAACCATTGCCGTGGGCTGCCCGTAA
This window of the Pandoraea fibrosis genome carries:
- the ribA gene encoding GTP cyclohydrolase II; the encoded protein is MKSPGNVSATPACDAGECVELVATATLPTRYGTFTSHAFRVKGSNNEHLALVMGEVSTDAPTLVRLHSECLTGDVFGSYRCDCGEQLDAGMRKIAEEGRGVMLYLRGHEGRGIGLSNKIRAYLLQEQGRDTVEANLDLGLPDDAREYDSAAAILRILGVRSVRLMSNNPKKFDTLTKHGIPVCERIALDIPMREENERYIRTKQVKFGHYFEENE
- a CDS encoding threonine aldolase family protein; protein product: MTSGNTERFVDLRSDTVTRPTALMWEAMQNASLGDDTLEGDPTVRALEHLAADMTGKEAAMFVVSGTMGNLIASLCHATRGGEAVIDAQAHMAKSEAGGMSRLAHLYPVPIPSVRAEMDLDQLAGALRPGFSRYGQPTAMVGVESTHNHSGGYVPSLGYLADVHALAARAGVPVHMDGARVFNAAAALGVSVAQVATHCDSLTFCLSKGLSAPMGAMLAGSHALIEQARTFKRMTGGGLRQAGIMAAAGKVALETMVTRLADDNQRAQRLWTGLVRIDPQLVDAVPSNSNIVRLRVAEQRERNPKAWEAALAEHGILARASGTAMLRLVTHRHIGDEDIDLTIAAIASIRDAFMANPAPPGGL